One window of Mediterraneibacter gnavus ATCC 29149 genomic DNA carries:
- a CDS encoding response regulator transcription factor, with translation MWRVMIADDEPYIREGLEKLIPWEELGCELIYVAENGQDLLEQIRSCPPDIAIIDIKMPLMDGMEVAEYIYKNHIRTSVIFLTAYADFQYARKAIQYQVSDYIVKTAALEEIPAAIANIKQRLESKNMTWYRMLLVTPVRQGEKVRKFFLHAFHSFEYRALSSGTEEEGLVLTVNDSERTEEIFSCCEKMKAFCKNFLGETPQILCSRAYQQGDDSSLLYEQTKAYAKGRSAEQILIVPQNAEEGDGTDTLLKRVQTYIRNHYTERLTLADIAEAVHVSSSYLSRFYKLKAGENLFDTINSLRVEKAKELLLRGDKKIYEIAALTGFEDTAYFSKVFKKYAGCPPKEYEQSGGRNL, from the coding sequence ATGTGGAGAGTGATGATTGCAGATGATGAACCATATATCCGGGAAGGGTTGGAAAAGCTGATTCCCTGGGAGGAGCTTGGATGCGAGCTGATCTATGTTGCGGAGAATGGTCAGGATCTGTTGGAACAGATCCGCAGCTGTCCGCCGGATATTGCGATCATTGATATAAAAATGCCGCTGATGGACGGCATGGAAGTTGCGGAATACATTTATAAAAATCATATCCGGACGTCTGTGATCTTTCTGACTGCGTATGCGGATTTTCAGTATGCACGAAAGGCAATTCAGTACCAGGTGAGTGATTATATTGTAAAAACAGCAGCTCTGGAAGAAATTCCGGCAGCCATTGCAAATATCAAACAGCGGCTGGAGAGTAAAAATATGACCTGGTATCGGATGCTCCTGGTAACACCGGTGCGTCAGGGTGAAAAGGTGAGAAAATTCTTTCTGCATGCCTTTCATTCGTTTGAATACCGCGCTCTTTCATCCGGAACGGAGGAAGAAGGACTGGTGCTTACAGTCAATGACAGTGAACGGACAGAGGAAATCTTCAGCTGTTGTGAGAAAATGAAAGCCTTTTGTAAAAACTTTCTTGGAGAGACGCCGCAGATTTTGTGCAGCCGGGCCTATCAGCAGGGAGATGATTCTTCCTTGCTCTATGAACAGACAAAGGCCTACGCCAAGGGAAGAAGTGCAGAGCAGATTTTGATCGTGCCGCAGAATGCAGAAGAGGGAGATGGGACAGATACATTGTTAAAGCGTGTTCAGACCTATATCCGGAACCATTATACAGAGCGCCTGACACTGGCGGATATTGCGGAGGCAGTCCATGTCAGCTCCAGTTATCTGAGTCGGTTTTACAAATTGAAGGCAGGAGAGAACCTGTTTGATACGATTAATTCTCTTCGTGTGGAAAAAGCCAAAGAACTGCTTTTAAGAGGAGACAAGAAAATCTATGAGATCGCAGCATTGACCGGTTTTGAGGATACGGCATATTTTTCAAAGGTGTTTAAGAAATATGCAGGATGTCCGCCAAAGGAATACGAGCAGTCCGGAGGAAGAAATCTATGA
- a CDS encoding cache domain-containing sensor histidine kinase encodes MKKGKKKPSFRTKLIFLTLSACIISTLILGIAQMVLSVFHFSRQARSDLEFYLENTSGQFDTRIKNMENMVISLRHNNVLKHFIAGEAYNEQEAREQFANSTDLFSEMNMVDSASPFIDCIYLFNENGEWVSSRFYPETVENMELQNQIYKEINSSFLKSSNEYWYMTHDERAYVCMRVYNEEMEESGCCIISLGKSAVDTLFSKTKEYPESSWLITGEKGQILFANEKGKEQAKQMLEIQDLGSSEEKIGNQMTLFYGGKTGFGIELRMALPKNLIYASIRSTVQPFAVIFLIVIGITAIVVFAVSMRMTRPLKFIGEDIRKFGNGRLDAQMREFDTREFDEISTRFNEMTGQIKNLITEVYEKQLLATQAQVKYLQSQINPHFMFNILSMLSMKAGLQGNKELQKLLSAFSRLIQGKIFRNGEIEIPLFQEMELIEFYLLLQGERFAGKITYDILCSEEVKNARIPRLSVEPLVENAVSHGLEPKPGSGHIRVEAKEENGKLRIQIKDDGVGFDVEEQKKNKGQAVEDEKHTHIGLTNTQQMLHTIYGEEASMKIESTPGAGTCVTMCLPLEKGGRKSCGE; translated from the coding sequence ATGAAGAAAGGGAAGAAAAAACCAAGTTTTCGTACAAAGCTGATCTTTCTGACTTTGTCGGCCTGTATTATTTCGACATTGATTCTTGGAATCGCACAGATGGTGTTGTCCGTTTTTCATTTTTCGAGACAGGCTCGTTCTGACCTGGAATTTTATCTCGAGAATACAAGCGGGCAGTTTGATACAAGAATCAAAAATATGGAAAATATGGTGATTTCTCTGCGGCATAATAATGTGCTGAAACATTTTATCGCGGGAGAAGCGTACAATGAGCAAGAAGCAAGGGAGCAGTTTGCAAACAGTACCGATTTGTTTTCGGAAATGAATATGGTTGATTCCGCCTCTCCGTTTATCGACTGCATCTATCTGTTTAATGAAAACGGAGAATGGGTGAGCAGTCGTTTCTACCCGGAGACAGTGGAAAATATGGAGCTTCAGAATCAAATTTATAAAGAAATCAATTCCAGTTTTTTGAAAAGCAGCAATGAATACTGGTATATGACACATGATGAACGCGCGTATGTATGTATGCGTGTATACAATGAGGAGATGGAGGAGTCCGGCTGCTGCATTATTTCCCTTGGAAAAAGTGCGGTGGATACGTTGTTTTCCAAAACAAAAGAATATCCGGAAAGCAGCTGGCTGATCACAGGAGAAAAAGGACAGATTCTGTTTGCAAATGAAAAGGGAAAAGAACAGGCAAAACAGATGCTGGAAATTCAGGATTTGGGAAGCAGTGAGGAAAAGATCGGAAATCAGATGACTCTCTTTTATGGAGGGAAAACCGGATTTGGGATTGAACTGAGGATGGCACTTCCCAAGAATCTGATCTATGCCTCGATTCGTTCCACCGTACAGCCTTTTGCAGTGATTTTTCTAATCGTGATCGGAATCACGGCGATTGTCGTATTTGCGGTATCCATGAGAATGACACGTCCGCTGAAGTTTATCGGAGAAGATATCCGGAAATTTGGAAACGGCAGACTGGATGCGCAGATGCGGGAATTTGATACAAGAGAGTTTGATGAGATCAGCACACGGTTTAATGAGATGACCGGGCAGATCAAAAATCTGATCACGGAAGTCTATGAAAAACAGCTTCTTGCTACACAGGCTCAGGTAAAATATTTGCAGTCTCAGATCAATCCGCATTTCATGTTTAACATTTTATCCATGCTCAGTATGAAAGCAGGATTGCAGGGAAACAAAGAACTGCAAAAGCTTTTGAGCGCATTTTCCAGACTGATTCAGGGAAAGATTTTCCGGAACGGAGAGATTGAAATCCCGTTATTTCAGGAGATGGAGTTGATCGAGTTTTATCTGCTTTTACAGGGAGAGCGGTTTGCAGGAAAGATTACATATGATATACTTTGCAGTGAAGAAGTGAAAAATGCCAGAATTCCGCGGCTGAGTGTGGAACCATTGGTGGAAAACGCTGTTTCACACGGTCTCGAACCGAAACCGGGAAGCGGTCATATCAGGGTGGAAGCAAAAGAAGAAAATGGGAAGCTGCGGATTCAGATCAAAGATGACGGAGTCGGATTTGATGTGGAAGAGCAGAAGAAGAACAAAGGGCAGGCGGTGGAAGATGAGAAGCATACGCACATCGGTCTTACCAATACACAGCAGATGCTTCATACGATATACGGTGAAGAAGCATCGATGAAGATTGAGAGTACACCGGGTGCGGGTACTTGTGTAACGATGTGTCTGCCGTTGGAAAAAGGGGGAAGAAAGTCATGTGGAGAGTGA
- a CDS encoding bifunctional riboflavin kinase/FAD synthetase, with protein sequence MQYVTDLSKYQTENRTAVTLGKFDGLHRGHQELISRIQRFADQEKAESVVFAFDMGKEALMTGEEKKAYLEGCVDTLIICPFTEAIREMEAEEFIEKILIEQLHAAYIAVGTDFHFGHQKRGDICMLKQYAKRYGYELEIVEKAVYRKREISSTYIREALKVGNVELAEKLLGYRYRTEGVVEHGQKLGRTLGFPTLNVAWKPEKAAPRFGVYACRVKMDGTWYCGIGNLGIKPTVTDAKRILTEVYVFDYKGDAYGKYVEIEFCAFERPESRFASLEELKTQVDRDILFGMEYFRAQQ encoded by the coding sequence ATGCAGTACGTAACAGACTTAAGCAAATATCAGACAGAAAACAGGACAGCTGTCACACTCGGAAAGTTTGACGGTCTTCACCGAGGACATCAGGAACTGATCAGCCGGATTCAAAGATTTGCGGATCAGGAAAAAGCGGAAAGTGTTGTTTTTGCATTTGATATGGGGAAAGAAGCATTGATGACAGGCGAGGAAAAGAAAGCATATCTGGAAGGATGTGTAGATACGCTGATCATCTGTCCGTTTACTGAGGCAATCCGTGAGATGGAAGCAGAGGAATTTATTGAAAAGATCCTGATTGAACAACTGCATGCCGCATACATTGCAGTGGGAACAGATTTTCATTTTGGTCATCAGAAGCGAGGAGATATCTGTATGCTGAAACAGTATGCAAAGCGCTATGGATATGAGCTGGAGATTGTAGAAAAGGCAGTGTATCGAAAAAGGGAAATCAGCAGTACCTATATCAGAGAGGCGCTGAAAGTCGGCAATGTGGAACTTGCAGAAAAGCTTTTGGGATACCGATACCGTACAGAGGGCGTTGTAGAGCATGGACAAAAGCTCGGGAGAACGCTGGGATTTCCCACTTTGAATGTCGCATGGAAGCCCGAAAAAGCAGCCCCCCGGTTTGGCGTATATGCATGCAGAGTAAAAATGGATGGAACCTGGTATTGCGGAATCGGCAATCTGGGGATCAAACCGACGGTAACGGATGCAAAACGGATTTTGACAGAGGTGTATGTATTTGATTATAAGGGAGATGCATACGGAAAATATGTGGAGATTGAATTCTGTGCGTTTGAGAGACCGGAGAGCAGATTTGCATCTCTGGAGGAGTTAAAAACACAGGTGGATCGAGATATTTTATTTGGTATGGAGTATTTTCGGGCGCAGCAGTGA
- the truB gene encoding tRNA pseudouridine(55) synthase TruB: protein MVNGILNVYKEKGYTSHDVVAKLRGIVGQKKIGHTGTLDPDAEGVLPVCLGRATKVCDMLTEKDKTYEAVLLLGKETDTQDISGTVLRVGETEGLTQEQVKDCVMSFVGEYDQIPPMYSALKVNGKKLYELAREGKTIERKSRKVEIKEIRILEMALPRVRMEVSCSKGTYIRTLCHDIGEKLGCFGCMESLLRTKVSRFEIESSLKLSEIQKKREEGKLSEIITPLDAVFFQYPAVTVKKEGQALAYNGNEIPIRFVTDMEERKNQEWIRVYDLENHFIGIFCFDKNRKKLTVEKMFLDQEEIRG from the coding sequence ATGGTAAATGGAATTCTGAACGTATACAAAGAAAAAGGATACACATCCCATGATGTAGTGGCAAAGCTGCGTGGAATTGTGGGGCAGAAGAAGATCGGACATACAGGCACGCTGGACCCGGATGCGGAAGGCGTGCTTCCTGTTTGTCTGGGAAGAGCAACAAAGGTATGTGATATGCTCACGGAAAAGGATAAAACATACGAGGCGGTCCTGTTGCTTGGAAAAGAGACCGATACCCAGGATATTTCAGGAACTGTGCTGAGAGTGGGAGAGACAGAAGGACTCACGCAGGAGCAGGTAAAAGACTGTGTGATGAGTTTTGTGGGGGAATATGATCAGATACCGCCCATGTATTCTGCACTGAAAGTAAACGGCAAAAAGCTGTATGAGCTGGCACGGGAAGGGAAGACGATCGAGCGCAAAAGCCGCAAAGTTGAAATCAAAGAGATCCGGATCCTGGAAATGGCACTGCCGCGTGTGAGGATGGAGGTTTCCTGTTCCAAGGGAACCTATATCCGGACATTGTGTCACGATATCGGTGAAAAGCTGGGTTGCTTTGGATGTATGGAGTCGCTTCTTCGTACAAAGGTGAGCCGTTTTGAGATTGAGAGCAGTCTGAAGCTTTCAGAAATACAGAAAAAAAGAGAGGAAGGAAAGCTTTCAGAGATTATAACCCCTCTGGATGCAGTGTTTTTCCAATATCCTGCCGTGACGGTAAAAAAAGAGGGGCAGGCGCTTGCGTATAACGGAAATGAGATTCCAATCCGCTTTGTAACAGATATGGAAGAAAGAAAAAATCAGGAATGGATACGTGTATACGATCTGGAAAATCATTTTATCGGTATCTTCTGTTTTGATAAAAACAGGAAAAAACTTACTGTGGAAAAGATGTTTCTGGATCAGGAAGAAATAAGAGGATGA
- a CDS encoding DHH family phosphoesterase: MKIVLSDILKGKKRIALSGHVRPDGDCVGSSMGLYLYLTEQFPEIEVDLYLEKIPASFSIISRTEEIRHTLSEETAYDLFICLDCGDEQRLGPFAPLLRQAAHTVCIDHHVSNDAFAELNYIRPEASSTSELVYTLLEDEKISKACAEALYMGIAHDTGVFQYSCTSPETMEAAAQLLRKGIDGSEIIEKTYFEKTYIQNQILGRALLESMLVLEKQVVVSVVSRKEMEFFEAVPSDLEGIVAQLRQTKGVEVAIFLHETDTREYKVSLRSKGKVNVSSIAQYFGGGGHVRAAGVTMKGSAHDVINNLLRQITLQLKEA; the protein is encoded by the coding sequence ATGAAAATTGTATTATCTGATATTTTGAAGGGAAAGAAGCGGATCGCGCTCTCCGGTCATGTTCGGCCGGACGGAGACTGTGTAGGATCGTCGATGGGATTGTACCTGTATCTTACAGAGCAGTTTCCGGAAATAGAAGTTGATCTGTATCTGGAAAAGATACCGGCATCCTTTTCCATAATCTCGCGTACAGAGGAAATCAGACATACACTTTCAGAAGAGACGGCATATGATCTGTTTATCTGTCTGGACTGTGGGGACGAACAGCGGCTCGGACCGTTTGCACCGTTACTTCGACAGGCTGCACATACGGTTTGTATCGATCATCATGTGAGCAATGATGCATTTGCAGAGTTAAATTACATTCGCCCGGAGGCAAGTTCTACATCAGAGCTGGTTTATACACTTCTGGAAGATGAGAAGATCAGTAAGGCATGTGCGGAAGCACTGTATATGGGAATCGCACATGATACGGGAGTATTTCAGTACTCCTGTACCTCTCCGGAGACGATGGAGGCAGCCGCACAGTTGCTTAGAAAAGGAATTGACGGCAGTGAGATTATCGAAAAAACTTATTTTGAGAAGACCTATATCCAGAATCAGATCTTAGGGAGAGCGCTTTTAGAAAGCATGCTGGTTTTAGAAAAACAGGTGGTCGTTTCTGTTGTATCCAGAAAAGAGATGGAATTTTTCGAGGCAGTTCCAAGCGATCTGGAGGGAATCGTGGCTCAGCTTCGGCAGACAAAAGGTGTGGAAGTGGCGATTTTTCTGCATGAGACGGACACCCGGGAGTATAAGGTCAGTCTGCGTTCCAAGGGCAAAGTCAATGTAAGCAGTATTGCTCAGTATTTTGGTGGAGGCGGTCATGTGCGTGCAGCAGGGGTTACAATGAAAGGTTCTGCGCACGATGTGATCAACAATCTGCTTAGACAGATTACATTGCAGCTAAAAGAGGCATAG
- the rbfA gene encoding 30S ribosome-binding factor RbfA, which translates to MRKNSIKNTRINTEVQRELSNILRGGIKDPRVAPMTSVVAVEVAPDLKTCKAYISVLGDKKAQEDTITGLQSAEGYIRRELARTINMRNTPEIRFIMDQSIEYGVNMTKKINDLTKDLKSEDE; encoded by the coding sequence ATGAGGAAAAACAGTATTAAAAACACAAGAATCAATACTGAAGTCCAAAGAGAACTGAGCAACATCCTACGCGGAGGCATCAAGGACCCGAGAGTGGCGCCGATGACTTCCGTGGTAGCGGTGGAAGTAGCACCTGATCTGAAGACATGTAAGGCATACATCAGCGTGCTGGGAGATAAGAAAGCCCAGGAAGATACGATCACAGGACTTCAGAGTGCAGAAGGATATATCCGGCGTGAACTGGCAAGAACGATCAACATGCGCAATACACCGGAGATCCGGTTTATCATGGATCAGTCCATTGAATACGGTGTCAATATGACGAAAAAAATCAATGATCTGACCAAAGATTTGAAAAGTGAGGATGAATAA
- the infB gene encoding translation initiation factor IF-2 produces MTKLRVHELAKELGMENKDLMEILEKKNVEAKTSMSSIPDEVVAELRSGHAGKGTSEDAPKKKNIVQVFRPQNSKSGNRRPGGSRPGNGQNTQGTSRQDRPAGGRNGQRPASGQNGSRQDRPARGTQANGERENRRPQEGRPAGNRRPEEGQRGGFRQNRPADGRNGQRPSSAPNGQRGNRRQDEGAKNGQRPDSRRNDRNDRNDRNSIPSPLVEQQKPQRNKAKDKEKDYKKKENREEGFESKGKKGRKQKPTVEVQRPQPKPEVKKEEEIKQITIPEVLTIQELADKMKVVPSVIVKKLFMQGKIVTVNQEIDFETAEEIAMEFEILCEKEEVVDVIEELLKEDEEDEATMVKRPPVVCVMGHVDHGKTSLLDAIRDTSVTDREAGGITQHIGASVVEINGEKITFLDTPGHEAFTAMRMRGANSTDIAILVVAADDGVMPQTIEAINHAKAAGIEIIVAINKIDKPSANIERVKQELTEYELIPEDWGGSTIFVPVSAHTKEGIQELLEMVLLTAEVMELKANPNRVARGLVIEAELDKGKGSVATVLVQKGTLRVGDAIAAGSAHGKVRAMMDDRGRRVKEAGPSQPVEILGLNEVPQAGEVFVGCESEKEARNFAETFISQHRVKMLEETKSKMSLDDLFNQIQEGNLKELNIVVKADVQGSVEAIKQSLIKLSNEEVVIKIIHGGVGAINESDVILASASNAIIIGFNVRPDATAKEIADREGVDLRLYRVIYNAIEDVEAAMKGMLDPVFEEKVLGHAEVRQTFKASGVGTIAGSYVQDGTFERNCSVRLTRDGIVIFDGPLASLKRFKDDVKEVRAGYECGFVFENYNDIKEGDLVEAYKMVEIERK; encoded by the coding sequence ATGACGAAATTAAGAGTGCATGAACTGGCAAAAGAGCTGGGGATGGAAAATAAAGACCTGATGGAGATTCTGGAGAAAAAGAATGTGGAGGCGAAAACTTCCATGAGCTCCATTCCGGATGAGGTCGTAGCAGAACTGCGCAGCGGGCACGCAGGAAAAGGAACATCGGAAGATGCTCCGAAAAAGAAAAATATCGTACAGGTATTCCGCCCACAGAATTCGAAGAGCGGAAACCGCCGCCCGGGAGGATCCCGTCCGGGAAATGGACAGAACACACAGGGAACATCCCGTCAGGATCGTCCGGCAGGCGGAAGAAACGGACAGCGTCCGGCTTCCGGTCAGAATGGATCCCGTCAGGATCGTCCGGCGAGAGGGACGCAGGCAAATGGAGAGAGAGAGAACAGAAGACCACAGGAAGGACGCCCGGCAGGAAACCGACGTCCGGAAGAGGGACAGAGAGGCGGTTTCCGTCAGAATCGTCCGGCAGATGGAAGAAACGGGCAGCGTCCGTCTTCTGCTCCAAACGGTCAGAGAGGAAACCGTCGCCAGGACGAGGGGGCAAAAAATGGTCAGCGTCCGGATTCCAGAAGAAACGACAGAAATGACAGAAACGACAGAAATTCAATTCCGTCGCCATTGGTAGAGCAGCAGAAACCGCAGCGCAATAAAGCAAAAGATAAAGAAAAAGATTACAAGAAAAAAGAAAACAGAGAAGAAGGATTTGAAAGCAAGGGCAAAAAAGGCAGAAAGCAGAAGCCGACAGTAGAAGTGCAGAGACCACAGCCAAAGCCGGAAGTGAAAAAGGAAGAGGAAATCAAACAGATCACAATCCCGGAAGTACTGACAATTCAGGAACTGGCAGACAAGATGAAAGTGGTACCGTCTGTGATCGTAAAGAAACTGTTCATGCAGGGCAAGATCGTAACAGTGAATCAGGAAATTGATTTTGAGACAGCAGAAGAAATCGCAATGGAATTTGAGATCCTTTGTGAAAAAGAAGAAGTTGTAGATGTCATTGAAGAGCTTCTCAAAGAAGATGAAGAAGATGAAGCTACTATGGTAAAACGTCCTCCTGTTGTATGTGTTATGGGACACGTTGACCATGGAAAGACTTCTCTGTTGGATGCGATCCGTGATACCAGTGTGACAGACCGCGAGGCAGGTGGAATCACACAGCACATCGGTGCTTCTGTAGTAGAGATCAACGGAGAAAAGATCACATTCCTGGATACACCGGGACATGAGGCGTTTACTGCAATGCGTATGAGAGGAGCAAATTCTACAGATATTGCGATTCTTGTAGTTGCAGCAGATGACGGTGTGATGCCGCAGACGATCGAGGCGATCAACCATGCCAAAGCAGCGGGAATTGAAATTATCGTAGCGATCAATAAGATCGATAAGCCAAGTGCAAATATTGAGCGTGTAAAACAGGAACTGACAGAGTATGAACTGATTCCGGAAGACTGGGGCGGAAGCACGATTTTCGTACCGGTATCCGCGCATACAAAAGAAGGAATTCAGGAGCTTCTCGAGATGGTTCTTCTGACAGCAGAAGTGATGGAGCTCAAAGCAAATCCGAACCGTGTGGCAAGAGGACTTGTGATCGAGGCAGAGCTGGATAAAGGAAAAGGTTCTGTTGCGACAGTGCTCGTACAGAAAGGTACCCTTCGTGTGGGAGATGCCATTGCAGCAGGATCCGCACACGGAAAAGTAAGAGCCATGATGGATGACAGGGGAAGACGTGTAAAAGAAGCAGGTCCGTCCCAGCCGGTAGAAATCCTCGGATTGAATGAGGTTCCGCAGGCAGGAGAAGTCTTTGTGGGATGCGAGTCAGAAAAAGAAGCAAGAAACTTTGCAGAGACATTTATTTCACAGCACAGAGTGAAGATGCTTGAAGAGACAAAATCCAAGATGTCTCTGGATGATCTGTTCAATCAGATTCAGGAAGGAAACTTAAAAGAACTCAACATCGTAGTGAAAGCAGATGTACAGGGTTCTGTGGAAGCAATCAAACAGAGTCTGATCAAATTGTCAAATGAAGAAGTTGTGATCAAGATCATTCACGGCGGAGTTGGTGCGATCAATGAATCCGACGTGATTCTGGCATCTGCTTCCAATGCGATCATCATCGGATTTAACGTGCGTCCGGATGCGACAGCGAAGGAGATTGCAGACCGTGAAGGCGTTGACTTAAGACTTTACAGAGTCATCTACAATGCGATTGAAGATGTGGAAGCGGCAATGAAAGGTATGCTGGATCCGGTATTTGAAGAGAAGGTACTGGGACACGCAGAAGTACGTCAGACATTTAAGGCATCCGGAGTGGGAACGATTGCAGGTTCTTATGTACAGGACGGTACTTTTGAACGAAATTGTTCTGTTCGTCTGACACGTGACGGCATTGTGATCTTTGACGGACCTCTGGCATCTCTGAAACGATTCAAGGATGATGTGAAAGAAGTCAGAGCCGGATACGAGTGCGGTTTCGTATTTGAAAACTATAATGATATCAAAGAAGGCGATCTTGTAGAAGCATACAAGATGGTAGAAATAGAAAGAAAATAA
- a CDS encoding L7Ae/L30e/S12e/Gadd45 family ribosomal protein, whose product MKQDRVLSLIGLATKAGKCASGEFMTENETKSGKAALVIVAEDASDNTKKKFRDMCKFYEVPIYFYGDKDTLGHAMGKEFRASLAILDEGFAKGIRKQLEIKNNTIA is encoded by the coding sequence TTGAAGCAAGATAGAGTGCTGTCCCTGATCGGGCTGGCCACAAAGGCAGGAAAATGTGCCAGTGGTGAATTCATGACAGAAAATGAGACAAAATCCGGGAAAGCTGCACTGGTGATCGTAGCGGAAGATGCATCGGATAACACCAAAAAGAAATTCCGGGATATGTGTAAGTTTTATGAGGTTCCAATTTATTTTTACGGAGATAAAGATACCTTAGGGCATGCAATGGGAAAAGAGTTCCGTGCATCTCTGGCGATATTGGACGAAGGATTTGCAAAAGGAATTCGAAAACAACTGGAAATAAAAAATAATACGATTGCATAG
- the rnpM gene encoding RNase P modulator RnpM translates to MRKCVGCGEMKAKKELLRVLRTEDDEFVLDTTGRKNGRGAYVCLSSECFAKAAKNKGLERSFKQAIPKEVYERLEKEMEQFEAR, encoded by the coding sequence ATGCGCAAATGTGTCGGATGTGGAGAAATGAAAGCCAAAAAGGAACTGCTCAGAGTTCTGCGGACAGAAGACGATGAATTTGTATTGGATACGACCGGCAGAAAAAACGGACGGGGTGCTTATGTCTGTCTTTCAAGTGAGTGTTTTGCAAAGGCGGCAAAAAATAAAGGGCTGGAACGTTCGTTTAAGCAGGCAATTCCAAAAGAAGTATATGAACGGCTGGAAAAGGAGATGGAACAATTTGAAGCAAGATAG
- the nusA gene encoding transcription termination factor NusA, with amino-acid sequence MNTELMEALTILEKEKNISRDTMMDAIENSLISACKNHFGTSDNIKVIMNRETCDYAVYAEKEVVEEVFDPAIEITLEDAEEIDSALQIGDVCQVPVQSKEFGRIATMNAKNLILQKIREEERKVVYDQYFEKEKDIVTGIVQRYVGKNISVNLGKADAMLTENEQVKGEVFKPTDRIKLYIVEVKNTPKGPKILVSRTHPELVKRLFEAEVAEVKDGTVEIKSIAREAGSRTKMAVWSNDENVDPVGACVGMNGARVNAVVEELRGEKIDIINWSDNPALLIENALSPAKVISVMADPDEKVASVIVPDYQLSLAIGKEGQNARLAARLTGYKIDIKSETQAIESGELPEDYMDQMNMMEEDGYAEDYEETVNYTDGYPEDADAYEEIEFVEAEEE; translated from the coding sequence ATGAACACAGAATTAATGGAAGCTTTGACAATTCTTGAAAAAGAGAAGAACATCAGCAGAGATACCATGATGGATGCGATTGAAAACTCTCTCATCAGTGCCTGCAAAAACCACTTCGGGACATCGGATAACATCAAGGTGATCATGAACAGAGAGACCTGTGATTATGCTGTTTACGCAGAAAAAGAAGTAGTTGAGGAAGTGTTTGATCCGGCAATCGAGATCACACTGGAAGATGCGGAAGAGATTGATTCTGCACTGCAGATCGGAGATGTTTGTCAGGTTCCGGTACAGTCCAAAGAGTTTGGACGTATTGCAACAATGAATGCGAAAAACCTGATTCTTCAGAAGATCCGCGAGGAAGAAAGAAAAGTAGTATACGATCAGTATTTTGAAAAAGAGAAAGACATTGTAACAGGTATTGTGCAGCGTTATGTTGGCAAAAATATCAGTGTCAATCTGGGTAAAGCAGATGCCATGCTCACAGAAAATGAGCAGGTCAAAGGAGAAGTGTTTAAACCGACAGACCGCATTAAATTGTACATTGTAGAAGTGAAGAACACTCCGAAGGGACCAAAGATCCTGGTTTCCCGTACACATCCGGAACTGGTGAAACGTCTGTTTGAAGCAGAAGTTGCAGAGGTGAAGGACGGAACCGTTGAAATCAAGAGCATTGCCCGTGAGGCAGGATCCCGTACAAAGATGGCTGTATGGTCAAATGATGAGAATGTAGATCCGGTCGGAGCATGTGTCGGAATGAACGGTGCCAGAGTCAATGCGGTTGTGGAAGAGCTCAGAGGAGAAAAGATCGACATCATCAACTGGAGTGATAACCCGGCTCTTCTGATCGAGAATGCCTTAAGTCCTGCAAAGGTGATCTCTGTTATGGCAGATCCGGATGAAAAAGTGGCAAGTGTTATTGTGCCGGATTACCAGTTGTCTCTTGCAATCGGAAAAGAAGGTCAGAATGCAAGGCTGGCAGCGCGTCTGACAGGATATAAGATCGACATTAAGAGCGAGACACAGGCGATCGAGTCCGGAGAACTCCCGGAGGATTACATGGATCAGATGAACATGATGGAAGAAGACGGATATGCAGAGGATTATGAGGAAACTGTCAACTATACAGACGGATATCCGGAAGATGCAGATGCATACGAAGAGATTGAGTTTGTAGAGGCAGAGGAAGAATAA